Proteins encoded in a region of the Strix uralensis isolate ZFMK-TIS-50842 chromosome Z, bStrUra1, whole genome shotgun sequence genome:
- the RPL37 gene encoding large ribosomal subunit protein eL37, producing MTKGTSSFGKRRNKTHTLCRRCGSKAYHLQKSTCGKCGYPAKRKRKYNWSAKAKRRNTTGTGRMRHLKKVYRRFRNGFREGTTPKPKRAAVAASSSS from the exons ATG ACGAAGGGTACATCGTCATTTGGTAAGCGCCGAAATAAGACACACACCTTGTGTCGTCGATGTGGGTCCAAGGCATACCATCTGCAGAAATCTACCTGTGGGAAATGTGGTTACCCTGCTAAGCGTAAGAGAAAGT ATAACTGGAGTGCAAAGGCGAAAAGACGCAACACCACTGGCACTGGTCGCATGAGGCACCTGAAAAAGGTCTACCGTCGATTCAG GAATGGATTCCGTGAAGGAACCACACCGAAGCCCAAGAGAGCAGCTGTTGCAGCCTCTAGTTCATCGTAA